CCCTTTAAAATTAATATAAAAAGATTTGGAAATGTACTTTTATAAACCAACTATAATACACGCAAATTTAAGCAAAAAAATCAGTTAAAAATGCCTAGATTATCACATTAAATCTAACACCCTATATAATACATATTATTGAAATAGTACGATTAGCAAAGATAATTAAAGAGGTGAAATTTTATGGCAGCTAATTTACATGTAATTGCAGGTAAAAAAGGGGGTTGGGATGTAAAAAGAGATGGAGCTGTTAAAGCTTCGGGACATTTTAACACTAAAGAGGAAGCTATTGAATTTGCTGAGGAAGAAGGTAGACGTTATAATGTGGAAGTATTTATTCATGGAGAAGACGGTAAAATCCAGAAAAGGGAGACTTTTGGCAAGAAGCTATATCCTGGATAGAAAAAATCCTATAATTAATTCCTAATGGTTCCTAATGGTCAATTTTTTAATATGATAAAATATTTCCATAGTTAACCAAATTTTATTTTTGATATTCATTTTTTAAATCCATCAGTGAGCTATTCCGCTCAGAAATTTACAAAAATTAAATTTTACCCATAATTATAATTCATCTTCAAGTCTAATCTTCAAATTTATATTTGAACTCCCAGATATATCTTCCAGTGTGTTCACACCCGGCAAGGTGCTCCATCTCATGGGAAATTCCATATGCTGCTGATCCCTCAAAACTCAATGGCCCCCTTATTCGTTTAAGTCTTATCTCCATGGATCCAGGATTAAGTTCTGCCAGTATAATATCCTCAGCATCCATTTTCACCCGGAAAGGTCTCTCCACCAGTTCACGTTCATTCTTATTCCCACATTTCTCCAGCCTCAGAACCTTACCTTCAGTGGATATTACTTGAGGGTTGATAAAAAGAGTGACTTTCTCCAGAGTGTAACCCTGACTAAGTTCTTCATTGTAACGGGTAATCTTCTCTTTGACTGCCATTGCTTCTAATCTATTGGTTTTAAAACTCCAGTCACCTCCAAATTTAAGAGAGAACAATACCGGAATAAAAGCATCAGGTTGGATATTGAGGCTTTTAATGGCTTTTTTCTCAATCAAATTAAAAGAAAGCTGTTTTTTGAGTTTATCATATTCTAAAACATCATATTCTCGAGCAGTGTATTCAGGTATGTTCAAAATATCACATCATGATTGGAGATTTTAATCAATTTAAACCATAATAGGGGAATTGATAATATTTTTTATAGCTTTTTATGGAGAATAAAAATAGAAAACTGGAAAAAATAGGAATATAAATCCTTTTATTTAGTTTGGTAGTCTGCTATGGCTTTATCAACCACATCAATTATAGCAGAATCCAGATCATCATCTTCACGAATTGCCAGGGGAATGTTATCACAGTAGACAACTTCCAATCCTGCTTCCAGCGCATCCTTGGTGGCCACATCCACGGCAGCAGCCTTAAGTTCAGTGAGCATGACATCCACTTCATCAATATATTTTTCAATATCCTTCTGAAGCAGGGGACGGTTAGATAAGTATGGTGTGGTTCCCACTACAGTACATCCGTGTTCTTCCTGAAGGTCTTTTATCAATACATCTTTAATGGAATCCGGGGCTGTGGTAGCAAATAAAACCTTTTTGCCCTTCACGGATTCCAGGGGTTTGGGTCGAAATACTGTGGGTATTACTGTGGCCTCTGGATTGAGTTGTTTGATGAATTTTTCTATGCGTTCCACCTTCTCTGGACTGGCCATGGGCTCCTCACACATGGTGATGACAGCCAGATCTGCCATTCGTATCCGATAAGGTCCGAAGAATTTTTCGATGTTAATTATGGGCTGATTAGCCCCTATGAGTACAATGTGTCTGTTGGTTTTTATGGGTGGTATGGCAGCTCCACTACCTTCCATTATTACAAAATCAGCATCAACCTGGTTAGCCTTAAGGGCTCCCTGTTTCATATTGGTAATGAAAACCTGACCTACCATCCCCCCACCGCAACGACGGCATCCAATGGTAAGGATACGACTCATGAGAGCATCTTCCCAGTGATCAGATGCTGCATGAACACCTTTTTCTGACTGTTCCATGAGGTACTGGGGAGTGATCTCAATCTGATCACCTCTCACAATCTCCGGTTCTTCCGGACCTCCACGACCCATAGCCACCACACAGGGATTGTATTTTTCACGGTGAATTAATCGTGCAGCATAAGCTGAGACTGCAGTTTTCCCAATTCTTTTACCTGTTCCTAAAATTTTCAGGGATGGTTTTTGGAGAACATCATGTTCCCCTAAGGGTTGGAATGAGAAATCAGGACCTTCATAGAGGATGCCTTTCTCCAGCACCAAGGATGCAATCTTGAATCTTTGGGAATAATCAACTACCGGCTCATCACTGAGGTCCATTACCACATCGGCCTGGTGATCAACAGCAACCTGCACAATTAGATGGTAAGGTATTTTATCATGATCTGATTCAAAATAAACTTTAACTCCGAGTTTTTCACCGATTGATTCAGGTGAAGCATCTCTTAGTTTCTCAGTGCCTCCTATAAAAACAGCAGCAACCAGTTCAATGTGTTCTAGGCTGTCGAGGGTATTCAACGCGGATTTGGTAACTGGAAGATAATGTTCACCATCAATTAAGCATACCATCTTCAATAAACCACTCATATGTCATCACCAGCCAGGGGATCAATAATTTTGTCTTACATGGAAATTTTTTCTACAGTTAAAGCATCTTCGTTCTGATATTTGATTAGTTCTTTTTTGGACCGCTTAACTAGTTCTGAGAGGCCGTTGGAAATGTTAGAAGAACTTCCCCCATTGTTGGCAGCAATGATCTCAGAAATAGAATTTGACAATACAAAAATAGCATATTTATGTTCAGCCTTGGTGCGGTGTATGTGATGAGGGCTGATGTTAAGGCACAGATACTCCTTACACTCATCTTTTACCTCATACTCATGGTCCAGATGCTTTAAAACGTATACTAAAAATTGATGTAACTGTATAAGCTCATCCTTGTACATATCTACCAGACACCTACAATTTAAGTAATTATGATTCAACCAACAGGCATATATAACTTTGTACCAAAAGCTATACCCAGAAACATCCATAAGCACAAGATAAAAAGTATTAAAGTGCTGTTGATAGTATATAATTACACTCTGAGTATAGTGGGTAAATAATTGTTTATCTTAATTGCAAATAAAGGTTTTGACTCTCAAAAGATGAACAAAAATAACATCCCCCAACAATATTATCACTGATAAAAAACTGATTAATAACATTCGCTGGTTATGAAAATGAAAATCGTAGAAATTAATGACAAAAATAGAATGAATCTATTACAGAGGTCACAAATTGATGCAGAATCAGTTATGGATACTGTTAAAGAAATTGTAATTGATGTGATAAATAAAAAAGATGAAGCATTACTCCATTACACGGAAAAATTTGATGGGATTACATTAAGGGACTTTCTGGTGAGTGAAAATGATCTTAAGGAGAGTTTCGGAAAAATTGACAAAAGAATAGCTGAGAGTCTTTCAAAAGCATCATCTAACATCAGGAAATTCCACCAGGCACAATTAATTAAAGACTGGTCCATTGAAGTTGAAGCTGGAGTAACTGCTGGACAGATCATTCGTCCATTGCAAAAGGTAGGCTGTTATATACCTGGAGGAAGGGCAGTTTACCCTTCAAGCATCCTTATGACTGTTATACCTGCCAAAGTAGCAGGGGTTGAAGAAATTATCTGCTGCACTCCACCAGGACCAGAGGGTAAAGTGGAAGATATAGTACTGGCTGCAGCATATCTGGCAGGTGCAGATAAAGTTTACCAAGTGGGAGGAGCGCAAGCCATAGCTGCCATGGCCTATGGTACTGAAACCATTCCTTCTGTGGATAAGATTGTTGGACCGGGTAACGTATTCGTAACTGCTGCTAAAAAAATGGTATACGGCCAGGTGGATATTGATTTTCCAGCTGGACCTTCTGAAGTGCTAATAATTGCTGATGAAACTGCCAATCCAGAATATATTGCACTGGATCTTCTGGCTCAGGCTGAGCACGACCCTCAGGCTGCATCAGTATTGGTTACCACATCATCACAACTGGCAAATGCAGTTTTAGATCAAATAAAAATTGAACTTCCCCAAATGAAAAGGAAAAAGATTATCGAAGAATCTCTTAGTGAAAATGGATTAATTGTACGGGTTAAAAGTCTTAAAGAAGCCATAGATTTCTCCAATGAATATGCACCAGAACATCTTATCATCATGACGAAAGACCCCGATAATCTTGTTTCCGAAATAAATAATGCAGGATCCATATTCCTAGGTAATTTAACACCAGTAGCAGCTGGTGACTATGGATCAGGGACCAATCATGTTCTACCCACTTCCTTCTGTGCACGGATGTACTCGGGATTATCCACCGAATCCTTCATTAAAAAACCCACAGTACAAAGAATTTCCAAAAAGGGTTTAGATAATCTTAAAGATGTGGTAATTCCTTTAGCAGAATATGAAGGATTATACGCTCATGCTGAATCATTTAGAAGGCGTTTAGAAAAAAAATAATTGATGATCACTTAAAAGACAAAAAGTCACTTAAAAGACAAAAAGAAAATCTGTGATTATGAGATATGCTGCTAATGGAGTTAAAGTGATAGTAAGTAAGAAGATAGAAAAGGGGAGAATTAATATATTAAATTAAAATAATTATTAAATTAGACTACAATCATATAGTGTTACAGCATTATGAAAATGAATTAATAATCTCATGATTAGAATTTATTTCTAATTCTAATACCTATATTCACATAAACATTCTATATATTATTAATTAGTATAATTTTAATTATTATCTAATTAGTTTTGTAATGTAAATGTGATTTTGAATAAAGACAGATGTTGAAACAGATCAAATGTACTTACATATCAATTCTTGAGGAGAATTAAATATGACAGAATTATTAGGAGATTGGAGAAGAACACATTACTCAAAAGAACTTGACGATAATATGGATGGCGAGTCAGTAACCCTCATGGGTTGGGTTCATGAAATACGTGATTTGGGAGGGATCATATTCGTCCTTTTAAGGGATCGGGATGGTATCACGCAGATTACTGCTCCCAGCAAAAAAATTGATTCCCAATTATTTGAACAGATCCGTAAACTACGTAAAGAATCCGTTCTGGCAATTAAAGGAACTGTTCAAGGGTCAAATAAAGCACCAGGAGGAGTTGAAGTAATACCTGTGGAAATTAAATTACTAAACAACTCACAACAACCACTGCCCCTTGATCCTACCGAGAAGGTGAAAGCTGAAATTGACACCAGACTTGATTCTCGCTTCCTGGATATGAGAAAACATGGAGTTAGTGCCATATTCAAGATAAAAAGTGCCATGTTACATTCTGTCAGAGTTTTCCTTGAATATAAGGGTTTTCTGGAAATTAACACCCCCAAATTAGTGGGTTCGGCCACTGAGGGAGGTACTGAACTATTCCCCATTACCTACTTTGAAAGGGAAGCCTTCCTGGGTCAAAGTCCCCAGTTGTACAAGCAGATGATGATGGCTACTGGACTGGATAAAGTATATGAAATAGCACCTATCTTCAGGGCTGAGGAACATGACACCCTCCGCCATCTTAACGAGGTTATCTCCATTGATGTGGAAATGGCATTTGCTGACCAGAAAGATGCCATGAAACTCCTGGAAAACCTGGTGCACAATGCCATTAAAGAGGTTAAAAGAAACTGCCAGGCAGAACTGGAAGATATTGGTGTAGAATTGGAAGTTCCTGAACTACCCTTCCCTTGCCTGGAATATGATGAAGTCATTGACATTGTTAATTCCAAGGGAGTGCCGCTCCGACATGGAGAAGATCTTTCCCGCGCCGCTGAAAAGGCTCTGGGGGAGGTTATGGATGGATATTACTTCATCAACAACTGGCCCAGTGACATTAAACCCTTTTACGTCTTACCCCATGAAGATGAACCTGAGAAGAGTTATGCTTTCGATCTTATGTTCAAAGATTTGGAAATCTCCTCTGGAGCTACCAGGGTGCACCAGCACGACCTTTTAGTGGATAGAATCAAAAGGCAGGGACTGAATCCTGATTCTTTCCAGCGTTACCTCGCTGCCTTTGAGTATGGTATGCCGCCACATGCTGGATGGGGTCTGGGAGCTGAAAGATTCACTATGTGCCTCACTGGAATGAAAAACATCCGGGAAACCGTCTTATTCCCCAGAGATAGGCGAAGGTTGACTCCATGATTCAACCATGAAGTGATAACCATCAATACCCATTTTTTTATGATCATTTTTTTATTGATGAAGATTATTATTATCCCCTTTTTTCTTTGACAGTAAATTTTTTGACAGTAAAACAACAGCTAACAATTACCATCCGCTCTAATAATATTTTACCCCTTAAAAATCGACAAATGCTAAAATCAATCATAAAGGTTGTTAAAATCATCATTGATTGTTAAAACATCATAGAGATCATGGAAAAAAATCTTCATGTAGAAAAATTCATGAATAAATCCTTACGAGCATGAACTAAATTCTTTATAGAGTACGTTTATAGAGTACGGAAAAAATGATATATGACGTAGCAGTGATTGGAGCAGGACCTGCCGGGTGCATGGCAGCAATCTGCGCAGCGCAACTGGGAAAAAAAGTCCTCCTCATTGAAAGGAATGATAGCATTGGCCATAAACTTCTTTTAACAGGTAATGGTAGATGTAATCTCACTAACACTGCCGAACTTAATGTTTTCCTAGAGAAGTTTGGTAGGAGAGGATCATTTTATCGTGATGCATTCACCATATTTTCAAATTATAATTTAATGGATTTTTTCCAAAATCAGGGCTTGGAACTCACAGAGGATGAAAATGGAAGAGTATTCCCCATCACTCAAAACGCACAATCTGTGGTGGATGTTTTGAAAAAAGTTTTAGATGAATCAGATGTTGAAGTTCTTTATAATTATCGCTTAAAACACGTTCAAAAGGTTTCCAAGGTTTTTAAGATTTCTTCAACACGTGATAGGTTCATAACTGCACATAACGTTATCCTGGCCACAGGAGGTGTGACTTATGGCTTTACTGGTTCTACCGGTGATGGGTTGGCTGTTGCTGAATTGCTGGGTCATCATATAACTGATATTAAACCGGGAGGTGTTCCACTTAAAGTTCGTGAAAAATGGGTGCATGATTTAAAGGGGATTACCCTGAAAGATGTGGGATTGAAAATCGGATATGGAGGTAAAATTTTGTCCATTGAACGCGGAGATCTCCTTTTAACACATTTCGGCATCTCAGGACCTGTAATTCTTGATAGAAGTAATGAGATTGTAGAGCTTATGGACAAACATGGAGATTTAAAACTTTATATTGATTTTAAACCTGATCTGAGTCCAGAACAACTGAAATCACAGCTCGTAAGGGATTTTCAAACGAATAGTAAAAAATCCATTAAAAATTATTTTAAATACTATTTTCCCAACAGTGCCATTGAACCAGTTTTGGAGATTTTATCCATAAATCCTGGTAAAAAGTTAAACCAGATAAATAGAAAAGAGAGATTAATGGTGCAGGAAACATTAAAGGGACTGCCAGTTACCATTAATGGACATATTGCCCTGGAAAAAGCCATGGTCACCTGCGGTGGTGTTTCTAAAAAGGAAATTAATCCTAAAACTATGGAATCAAAAATAATTTCTGGATTATACTTTGCAGGTGAGATAATATCTGGCTGTGGCAGAAGTGGTGGTTATAATCTTCAGCAAGCTTTTTCAACGGGTTATGTTGCTGGAAAAAGTGCTTCAGAAAACTAGTCATGTGCAAACAAGTCATGATTTAAATGAGTCTTAAAAAAGAAAAGAAATATAAA
This Methanobacteriaceae archaeon DNA region includes the following protein-coding sequences:
- a CDS encoding DUF2188 domain-containing protein, which codes for MAANLHVIAGKKGGWDVKRDGAVKASGHFNTKEEAIEFAEEEGRRYNVEVFIHGEDGKIQKRETFGKKLYPG
- a CDS encoding ATP-dependent zinc protease, whose protein sequence is MPEYTAREYDVLEYDKLKKQLSFNLIEKKAIKSLNIQPDAFIPVLFSLKFGGDWSFKTNRLEAMAVKEKITRYNEELSQGYTLEKVTLFINPQVISTEGKVLRLEKCGNKNERELVERPFRVKMDAEDIILAELNPGSMEIRLKRIRGPLSFEGSAAYGISHEMEHLAGCEHTGRYIWEFKYKFED
- a CDS encoding 2,3-diphosphoglycerate synthetase; translation: MSGLLKMVCLIDGEHYLPVTKSALNTLDSLEHIELVAAVFIGGTEKLRDASPESIGEKLGVKVYFESDHDKIPYHLIVQVAVDHQADVVMDLSDEPVVDYSQRFKIASLVLEKGILYEGPDFSFQPLGEHDVLQKPSLKILGTGKRIGKTAVSAYAARLIHREKYNPCVVAMGRGGPEEPEIVRGDQIEITPQYLMEQSEKGVHAASDHWEDALMSRILTIGCRRCGGGMVGQVFITNMKQGALKANQVDADFVIMEGSGAAIPPIKTNRHIVLIGANQPIINIEKFFGPYRIRMADLAVITMCEEPMASPEKVERIEKFIKQLNPEATVIPTVFRPKPLESVKGKKVLFATTAPDSIKDVLIKDLQEEHGCTVVGTTPYLSNRPLLQKDIEKYIDEVDVMLTELKAAAVDVATKDALEAGLEVVYCDNIPLAIREDDDLDSAIIDVVDKAIADYQTK
- a CDS encoding UPF0058 family protein, whose protein sequence is MYKDELIQLHQFLVYVLKHLDHEYEVKDECKEYLCLNISPHHIHRTKAEHKYAIFVLSNSISEIIAANNGGSSSNISNGLSELVKRSKKELIKYQNEDALTVEKISM
- the hisD gene encoding histidinol dehydrogenase, which produces MKIVEINDKNRMNLLQRSQIDAESVMDTVKEIVIDVINKKDEALLHYTEKFDGITLRDFLVSENDLKESFGKIDKRIAESLSKASSNIRKFHQAQLIKDWSIEVEAGVTAGQIIRPLQKVGCYIPGGRAVYPSSILMTVIPAKVAGVEEIICCTPPGPEGKVEDIVLAAAYLAGADKVYQVGGAQAIAAMAYGTETIPSVDKIVGPGNVFVTAAKKMVYGQVDIDFPAGPSEVLIIADETANPEYIALDLLAQAEHDPQAASVLVTTSSQLANAVLDQIKIELPQMKRKKIIEESLSENGLIVRVKSLKEAIDFSNEYAPEHLIIMTKDPDNLVSEINNAGSIFLGNLTPVAAGDYGSGTNHVLPTSFCARMYSGLSTESFIKKPTVQRISKKGLDNLKDVVIPLAEYEGLYAHAESFRRRLEKK
- the aspS gene encoding aspartate--tRNA(Asn) ligase → MTELLGDWRRTHYSKELDDNMDGESVTLMGWVHEIRDLGGIIFVLLRDRDGITQITAPSKKIDSQLFEQIRKLRKESVLAIKGTVQGSNKAPGGVEVIPVEIKLLNNSQQPLPLDPTEKVKAEIDTRLDSRFLDMRKHGVSAIFKIKSAMLHSVRVFLEYKGFLEINTPKLVGSATEGGTELFPITYFEREAFLGQSPQLYKQMMMATGLDKVYEIAPIFRAEEHDTLRHLNEVISIDVEMAFADQKDAMKLLENLVHNAIKEVKRNCQAELEDIGVELEVPELPFPCLEYDEVIDIVNSKGVPLRHGEDLSRAAEKALGEVMDGYYFINNWPSDIKPFYVLPHEDEPEKSYAFDLMFKDLEISSGATRVHQHDLLVDRIKRQGLNPDSFQRYLAAFEYGMPPHAGWGLGAERFTMCLTGMKNIRETVLFPRDRRRLTP
- a CDS encoding NAD(P)/FAD-dependent oxidoreductase, whose translation is MIYDVAVIGAGPAGCMAAICAAQLGKKVLLIERNDSIGHKLLLTGNGRCNLTNTAELNVFLEKFGRRGSFYRDAFTIFSNYNLMDFFQNQGLELTEDENGRVFPITQNAQSVVDVLKKVLDESDVEVLYNYRLKHVQKVSKVFKISSTRDRFITAHNVILATGGVTYGFTGSTGDGLAVAELLGHHITDIKPGGVPLKVREKWVHDLKGITLKDVGLKIGYGGKILSIERGDLLLTHFGISGPVILDRSNEIVELMDKHGDLKLYIDFKPDLSPEQLKSQLVRDFQTNSKKSIKNYFKYYFPNSAIEPVLEILSINPGKKLNQINRKERLMVQETLKGLPVTINGHIALEKAMVTCGGVSKKEINPKTMESKIISGLYFAGEIISGCGRSGGYNLQQAFSTGYVAGKSASEN